In the Saccharococcus thermophilus genome, ATTGGATATTGCTTTTCATTTGCCATCATCTTTCACTCCTCTATCTGTTTCTTTATTTTTTTTAGGTATGTAAAACGTACGAACAACAAGAAAAGTTGTTCGTACGCTTACTTGTTTAATAATATTTATATTGTTTTACTGTAGTTGAGCAATTTTAATTACAATAATTACCATGTAAAAGAGACAAACAGGGTACCCCTTATGCCACGTGGAGCTGTTTTTTCACGGTATCAATGGGAATATTTTGTTTCGCTGCACGGTAAATGAACTCCACGAGGCTATGTCCTTTTCTCTTGCGCAGAAGATCGAGCCCATCAGAAAAATCGCTGTTCGACTCGAACATGCTGTACACGTAAGCAAGCTGCACCAAGATCCAGTAGCGTTTCACCGCCCGACGTCCGCGAACGCGGTATCCATCGAGTTTCAGCTGGTCTTTCGCTTGACGGAAAAAACATTCGATCGACCAACGCTGGGCATAGTAGCGCAAGATCTCTTCATCGCTTAGATCCCGGTCGGTGCTCAAGACGCAGTGAAGATGTTCCGATGTCATCGGCTGATCGGCTTTCCAAGCGAGCAGCACCACGGCATCATCGAGACCTTTGAGAGAGCCTTCGTAGCGATAAACCCGATAACGCTCTTCTCCCACCGTGACGAGGTGAGTGTCTTTCGGTTCGATGTAGCGGGCAAACTCCCTCACCTGAACCGCAATGCCTTTTGGATAAAGAAGCCGATTGGCCTTGAGCATTGCGATTACGTGGAATCCCTTTTTCAGACAAGCTTCCACGAGCGTTTGCGATGGATACCAAGAGTCCATCAGCACATAAACAGGACGGTGTACATCCAAAGAAGAAAGCATCTCGATCGCGAGTTCCCCCTTGCTTTTCCCAGCCGCCTTGTCGTAGAGGCGGAACGCAAAGGGAAAAGCCTGGGTCATCGTATGAACCATGAGCCAAACGAGAGAATGTCCCCAGATCGACTTTTTCTCTGTGTGAGAATAGTGCCAATCACACCCTTGAATGGCGTGCGTTGCCTGTGACGAAGGCTTGGTTTTTTGGCAAATCGTATCATCGATCGAAACAAAAAGGGGTTGACTCTCCTGTTTGGCGATGCGTTCGACACGACGAAGCATCCACTGTTGAAGTTTGCGAAGCAGCGTCTCTTCATCCCAAGGGCTTTTCGTGAAAAAATGGCTGAGTGTCGTGCGGTGGTTCGGATGAAAGCTCCAATGATGAAGATCGGTCAATGTTCCCGCAAATCCTTTGGTGGTCAGCGCATCCACGATATGAACGAGATGCTTCATGACAGGTTTTGAAAAATAAAGGGCCAACCCCAACATCGTGAAAAACTTGTGGATTCCTTGATGATGTGCTAATCTATTCATGAGACATGAACCTCCTTGTGAATAGTTTTGGTGACACATCTATTCTAATCAAGGAATCGGGTTCATGTCTCTTTTTTTGTTTGGTTGTAAATTTATGTTAGCGAATTTGCTCATCTACAGTTGTTTTATTTACGCTATGCTATTATAAAAACGATTTTTGTTCAAGAATTGTGCGAATTTTTGTGACCATTAAATCAATGGCGACATGATTTTGCCCGCCTTCTGGAATAATGATATCGGCATAACGCTTCGTCGGTTCCACAAATTGATTATGCATCGGGCGGACGACGGAAACGTACTGTTCGATCACCGACTCAAGCGTACGGCCACGTTCCTTAATATCACGGAGCAGGCGGCGGATAATGCGAATGTCGGCGTCCGTATCGACATATACTTTAATATCCATTAAATTGCGCAAACGTTCATCCTCTAAGACAAGAATCCCTTCTAAAATAATAACATCTTTTGGCTCCACATGGATGACTTTATTTGATCGCGTGTGTAGTTTGTAGTCGTATACCGGTTTTTCAATCGGCTCATACCGCAATAATTTATGAATATGCTCAATTAACAAATCATTATCAAACGCAAGAGGATGGTCGTAATTCGTCTTCAACCGCTCTGCAAGCGGGAGATGGCTCTGATCCTTATAGTAATAATCTTGCTCGAGCACTAAAATCGAGCGGTCGCCAAAGTGCTCGTAAATTGCCCTTGCCACGCTCGTTTTCCCCGAGCCGGATCCGCCGGCCACGCCGATGACAACAGGCTTCTTCCCCATATTAGTTCTCCTTTCTCATCATGTTGTACGGGAAGACTTCGCGCTCTACTTTAAATTTGACGATTTGTAGCGGGTGCCGCGCCGCATCCAATTCATTTCCATCCTCATCCCAAATTTTTTCTACTACTTGCGTGAAATTTTCAATTTCCGGTCCGAAAAATTCCACTTCATCGCCCGGCTTAAAGAAATTGCGCTGCTGCAATGTCACCATTTGCGTCTCTTTATCATAATCGAGAACAAGGCCAGCAAATTCATGAGTCGTTTTGCGGCTGTGCGAACCATACATATGATCGCTATACCCTGGCATTCCGGTAAAGAAAGACGGAGCTGTATCACGGTTGGCACATTTATCCAGTTCTTTAATCCACTCCTCGCGAATGACGAAATGGTCAGGGTCCGCACAATACGCGTCAATCACTTTGCGATACACGCTTACGACCGTCGCCACGTAGTGGATCGATTTCATTCGCCCTTCAATTTTTAAGCTATCCACCCCTAATTCAATCATGGCTGGAATGGCGCGAATTAAATTTAAGTCTTTGGCGCTCATCGCAAACGGAGCATCGTTTTCATCAAACAGCGGCACTTCTTTATCTCCGTCTAATTGATATAAGTCGTAATCCCAACGGCATGACTGGCAGCAGCCTCCGCGGTTGGAATCACGCGCCGTCATATGGTTGCTTAATACGCAGCGCCCTGAATATGCCGAACACATCGCTCCATGAATAAACGCTTCAATCTCAATATCGACTTTTTCCTTAATTTCGCGGATTTCTTGCGCGCTCGTTTCGCGGGCAAGCACGACGCGCTCCAGCCCTTCTTCTTTCCAAAATTGCACCGCTTTCCAGTTTGCGATCGATTGCTGCGTGCTCAAATGCACTTCTAGCTTTGGCGCCACGCGGCGCGCTGTTTCGATAATAAGCGGGTCGGCGACAATAATGCCGTGAACGCCAGCCTGCTCTAACGCCTGTAAATACTCCTCAAGGCCGGGAATGTTTTCATTATGGGCATAAATGTTGGCCGTCACATAGATTTTCGCGCCGTATTGATTGGCAAACTGAACACCTTCTCTAATTTCCTCGATCGTAAAGTTGTCAGCGTTCGCGCGCAAGCTGTATTCTTGACCGCCGATAAACACCGCATCCGCGCCGTAATGCACGGCGATTTTTAGCTTTTCCAAGTTGCCGGCCGGAGCAAGAAGTTCGGGTTTTTTCACAATTACGCGTTTGCCGTCAATGATTTCGGAAATTTTATCATTTTTTAGCAGCATCCGCTCATTCCTCCCTCTATAAATGTTGATATATCAACGGTTGTAGCCGTTTCAGGGGTGTCAAAAAAATATTTTTCGACAAAGTTTCTAACATTATTTCTTAAATATGTGTATATCTTACATTGACTGGGTACGCTTCGCGGCCACTACTGGTTAAATTTGGTTGTAGTGGGGGAAGCGTATGGGATGCACCGTGGATCTCTGCATCGCTGATGATGACGAACCCTCCCATGTCTCTTGGCATCCTTGTGCCTACATTCCTTCGTTCGGTCTAGTCATCAGGCAGAGGCCGGCTAAGCTCCTTTAGGGACTCAAGGTCGAATGGATGATATCGCGCCAGCTTCTCCGTGTCATCCTTGTTGTCTAGAGAATCCAGACTATAGGCATCAAGCAGCCGTTTCGAGGCCAAAGATGTCCTGCATCATTCGCTTCACGTCAAACGCCTGTCGTTTCGTACACACCGCATGCAGTACCTTCAGTAATTTTCCGCATAACACTACAATGGATTGCTTCTTCCGCAACGGATTATCAGGACGTGTCGTGTAATAGTCGTGCAGCTGCCGAAACGCTTCGTTGTGACGGATCATCGGCATCATCACCCGGAACAGAAGGGCGCGCAACCGCCTTCTTCCACGCTTGGAGATCCGTTTTTGCCCTTTGTGTTGGCCGGAGGAATGTTCCCGCAGCGTCAGGCCCGCTAATTTGATAAGCTGCCGCGGATCCTGATAATGGGAGAAACTCCCGATCTCTGATAACAGTTCTACGATGGTCGCATCGCCTAAGCCCGGAACGGTCTTCAGCCATTCGTATTCGACGGAGGTTTGAACTAGTTCAATCAGCTGTTCTGTCAATGCCTCGATCTCTTTTTCCAGCTGGCGGTACCGGCGGACAAGCGTGGCAATTTCGATACGGGCCATCTGTTGTCCTTCCGTTACGCCAATGGAGTGTTGGGCCAATTCCATCAACTTCTTCGCTTTCGGCTTTTGTGGCGATTGTAATCCCTCACTTTGCCGGTAAAGGGCCAGCACCTCTTCTAGTTCTTTTCCTGCCAGATCACCCGGAAATGGCGTATATTCCAGCACCGCGAGCGCCATTTTCCCAAATGACGGGAAGACTTGGGAAAACTCCGGAAAATATCGATCAAGCCAGCGAATCATTTGATTTCGAATCGCTCCCTGTTCTTCCACCAATTTGGAGCGAAATGTCGCTCCCACGCGCAGATCCGCCTCCATCCCTTTCAGAATACGCGGATAGCTGAATCGGCCGTCTTTCACTAACCGGGCAATGACGAGCGCGTCTTTCGCATCATGCTTGGTTGGAAGGTTATCGTCCAGCTCTTTGGATCGCTTCACGTGCATCGGGTTTGTCATGACGAGAGGGATGCCTTTCTCATCAAGAAAATAGGCGAGATTCAGCCAATAATGTCCCGTTGGCTCGATGCCAACGATCACCTCGGTTTTTCCAAATTCCTTCATGGCTTCCACGATGCACTGGTACAACCATTCCAATCCTTCTCTCGATTGCAGAACGGGAAACGGCTTTTTTAACACCCTCCCTCGCTCATCCACAAAGCAGGCATAATGTTTTTTCTTTGCAATATCCATCCCAACCACCAGCGTTTGATCGGTGACTTGATTAATCTTCTTGTTTGAGATAGAATTCATGTATAGTCCTCCTTGGTATCCAAATTAGGGGTCAATTCGTGCGATTGACACCCCCGAATCATACCAAGAGGGCTTTTTTTATTCAAGTCCCCGAAAAAACTTCTAACAGGAATGCTCCTTTTCTTATTGTCTAGCGAAATGCAACGCACCGGGCGTTATTGTTGTTAGTAAACCGTTTCTTTAAAGAAAAATCCCGTATCCAATGGACGATGTTTCGGCTGAATCGCTTCGATTTTCGCCAGCAGCTCGTCCTTTTCTTTTTCATATTGCGCACGGTTTTCCGCGCATAAATCAACGGCGCGGCGATATAGTTTTGTCACTTCGGTAATGTAGTTTTGTTCATGCAGCACTCCATCGATTTTAAAGCTGTCAATCCCCGCGTCTACCATCTCGCTCAATTCATCAATGATGCAAATATCGTTTGGACTCATAATATGTGTGCCGTTTTCGTCTTCGAAAATCGGGTATTTATTGTCGCGTTCTTTATCGTATAAAAACATGCCTTTTTCATATTTTTTTCGTTCGATTTCCATCACTTTTCCTTGATATTCAAAATAGTTGCCGATCAGCGAACGTTTCGACTGGTACATGCACGTCATCCCGTGCACTTGTACTTCGATTTCTACTTCGGCGTGTTCTTTAATTTCCAAAATCGCCTCCATATTTAATTCGCGTGCGAGAACGGCGCGCTTTGCTCCCTTTCTTCCCCAGTAGTTGCACGTATACCAGTTTGTCGCCGTCGTTTCCGTATTCCAGTGCAGCTTCATATGTGGAGCGACTTCGCGCACGGTCATTAACACAGCCGGATCGCCAAACTCGATCGCATCGGCGCCGACCTCGGCAAGAAAGCGAATGTAATCTCCTAGCTCATCCACTTTATCGTTGTGAAAAATCGCATTCATGGCCACATATACGTTCATGCCGTATTGATGCGCCGCTTTCACCGCTTCTGCTACATCCGTGCGGGAAAACTCCCCGGCTAAACGAAGACCGTAGCGCTGTTCGCCGATCATCACCGCATCGGCGCCGGCTTTAGCTAAATCATGTATATGGGAAACGCTCGTTGGCGTCACTAACAATTCTGGTTTCTTCATTGCTTTTCACCTCGTTTTCTTGATATTGCCACCCCGTCCCCAACCGGAAGAATGATCGTTTCGTAATCGTCCCGGCTGGCAAGCCATTCATTATAGCGGCGAATTTTCGCCACTAACTGGCGAAGCCGTTTATTTTCAATCGGCTCTTCGCTTGCGACAAGCCCTTTAAATAGTACGTTATCGGTAATGATCAGGCCGTTTTCTGCAAGCAGCGGCTCATACAGTTCAAAAAAGCGCTGGTATTGTCCTTTTGCCGCATCAATAAACAAAACATCAAATGGGGCAGCTTCCGCAACATCGCTATAGACGTGGAGCGCATCTCCGAAAATGACGCGGATTTGCCCGCTTGTCCCCGTTTTCTTTATATAAAAAAGGGCGCGTTCATATCGCTCCTTGTCTCTTTCAATCGTAACAATTTCAGCATTGGGAAGCGCTTTAGCCATGCGGATCGCCGAATATCCTATCGCGGTGCCGATTTCCAAAATCCGCTTTGGCCGAGCGATTTTTAATAGCTGCAGCATCGCTTCTATTCCCGTCGTTTCCATAATGGGGATATCATATGCTTGCGCGTAACGTTCCATCTCTTTTATTTGTTCATCCCGCTCGGGAATAAGCTGCTTAATATATTGGGCTACTTCTTTCGAGATCAAAAGAGCTCCTCCTCGCAAAAATAAGAGTCACTGAAGGACTCTTATTACAGGATGGCAGTTGATAACTTTATATATACTACCATAAAACATGCGAAATGCGAAATATTTTTGCCTGCCGCCCAGCAATTCATATCCGATTCTATTGTTTTCCAATATATTTCTCCTTTTGCTGGTTATGTTCCGCTAATGTTTTGGTAAAAATGACATCCCCAGCCGGAGTGGCAAGAAAATAGAAATAATCGGTTTTCGCCGGTTCGAGCGCCGCCTTAATAGACATTTCGCCGCTGTTGGCGATTGGCCCCGGCGGAAGCCCTTTATGAATATACGTATTATAAGGAGATTGTACTTCCAAGTCTTTGTACGAAACGCGATCTTTATGCTTGCCAAGCGCATATAAGACAGTCGGATCCGTCTGCAGCGGCATGCCTGCGCGCAGCCGATTGTAAAACACGCTCGCAATTTTTTCGCGATCCGCTTTTTCCGTCGCCTCCTCCTCGATTAAGGAAGACATGGTTAATAGCTGATGCACAGGCATGTTGTTCGTCTTTCTGTCCCGTTCATATTTCGCTAATACTTCTTCTGTTTTTTTCAGCATCTCCTCAATAATATCGGAAAGAGGAGGCTTTCTTTCCTTAAATGAATACGTAGCTGGAAACAAATAGCCTTCGAGCGGATAGCGAATGTTTTTATTGAAAATGTCCTTTGACAGCACCTTAGGATATTTTTGCATCAAATGCTCAAGATAGGCCCGGTCATTTAACTGCTTCAGTACATCTTCTTTCTTATATCCCGTTTTTTTGGCAATGATGGCGGCGATTTGCGTAATTTGCGTCCCTTTCGGAATCGTCAGCTTTAGTCCGCCTTTTTCCGTTACTTTCCCTGTTTTTAGAACTTCAATGATATTTTCCATCGGCATGGACCGATTTAAATCATATTCTCCCGCCTGAAAATTGACATGGTTTTTAAATTTTACATAATAGCGGAACACGGTCGCGCTTTTAATTAGCCTCTTTTTTTCCAGCAGATCGGCAATCTCATTCACGGAAGAACCGATAGGAATCGATATATGAACAGGCGTTTTATCCTGAGGATCGACTGGCTGTAATGCCGATTTGATATAGAAATAGCTTCCAGCTCCTATCGCTATACAAGCAATCAATATAGCAGCGCAAACGAGCAACACGATTTTTCGCACAATTTGTGTATCTTTTTGTAAAAATTGGTTATTGTTCATCAGAAACCTCCTTTCACTCGTGATATTATACTACAAATTTTTGCATTTTTCGCTATTCGTTTATCTTTTTTCAATAAAAAAGATGGCCCGCTATACCGGCCATCTTTTTCATCCTATTCCTCTAATTCCTCTTGTTCGGCGCAGAACGTATTCCATACTTCTTCAATCATTTCCCATTCTTCTTCGGATTCAATTGGCAGCAATTCCCCTTCTTTCTCTCCTTCGCCGGGAATAAATGCCGACACGTGAATTTCTGTTTCTTCGTCATCATCCTCAAATTCCGCGCCTACCGGATAATAAAACACATATGATTTTCCAAAGTCCTCTGATTCAAACGTAAACAATATTTCACATAATTGCTCATTGCCGTTTTCATCGACAACGGTAATATGTCGATCGCCGTGCTCCATATTCTCTCCTCCAATTCACTGTTTACTATCCAAATATGACTGCAAAATGACGACAGCCGCCATTTTATCGATGACTTGTTTGCGCTTTTTGCGGCTAAGATCAGCAGCGATTAACATCCGCTCCGCTGCCATGGTGGATAAGCGTTCATCCCATAGTACGACAGGAAGCGAAAATTCGCGCTCCAGCAGTTTGGCGAAGCGCTGGCTCGCCTCCGCCCGCGGACCAACAGTTCCATTCATGTTTTTCGGAAATCCGACGACGATCGTATCGACTTCATAGTCGTCAATAATTTCGCGAAGCCGCTCTAACCCGTATTCTCCGCGTTCTTCGTCGATCGCGATCGTTTCCAGCCCTTGCGCCGTCCAGCCAAGTTCATCGCTGACCGCGACACCAAGCGTCTTTGTGCCTAAATCAAGCCCTAGTATTCGCATCGGTTAATCCTTTCGTTGCCCCTGTAAATAGAATTTCACCAATTCTTCAATTAATTCATCGCGTTCCACTTTTCGTATCAGCGCCCGAGCATCTTTATGGCGAGGGATGTAAGCAGGGTCGCCAGATAATAAGTATCCGACAATTTGATTGATCGGATTATATCCTTTTTCTTTCAGAGCGTCATACACCGTCAGCAACACTTCGCGAATATTCGTCTCGGCTGGCTCTTCCGAAAAATGAAACTGCATCGTTTGATCAAACGAGCTCACCGTCTCCACCTCGCTCTCCGTTCTGGCATCCCTATCTTACATCCATTGTACACTATCTTTATCGATTATGAAATGGATTTTATCCATTTTTCGACATATTGCAGCGCTTCGCCCACTTTGCTTGGATCTTTTCCTCCCGCCTGCGCCATGTCAGGGCGACCGCCGCCACCGCCGCCGCAGCGGGCCGCTACTTCTTTAATTAACTTGCCAGCATGGTATCCTTTTTCCACTAAATCGTTCGTGACACCGGCGATCAAGTTTACTTTTTCCTCTTGCACAGCGGCTAATACGATAATCGCCGATCCTAGTTTTTGTTTCAGATCGTCCACCATCGTCCGCAAATGATTCATATCCGTTGCATTGACTTTGCTAGCCAATACCGGAATGCCGTTTACTTCTTTGACTTTATGGACAAGATTAGACGCTTCTAAATTGCCAAGACGGGCCGCGAGCGATTCATTCTCACGCTGCAATTGACGGATCTCATTCATTAACGCGTCCAAACGCCCCACTATTTCTCTCGGGTTCGTTTTTAATTTTTGCGCCACTTCTTGCAAGAGGGCGATTTGCTCATTCATAAAGCGGTACGCCGCTTCGCCTGTAACGGCTTCAATCCGGCGGGTGCCGGCACCGATTCCGGACTCGGAGACGATTTTAAACAAGCCGATCGCCGAGGTGTTTGGCACATGGCAGCCTCCACAAAGCTCTAAACTATAATCGCCTACTTTCACGACGCGGACGATATCCCCATATTTTTCACCGAATAAAGCCATCGCCCCCATCGCTTTCGCTTCCGCAAGCGGCTTATAGAAAATATCGACAGGAATGCTGCGCCAAATTTTTTCGTTGACAATCGCTTCAATTCGTTCTAACTCCTCCGGTTTTACTTGTCCGAAATGCGAAAAGTCAAAGCGCAAGCGGTCTGGGGCGACTAACGACCCTGCCTGGTTGACATGAGGCCCGAGCACATCTTTTAACGCTTGATGCAACAAATGGGTCGCTGTATGGTTTTTAATAATATTGGCCCGTTTTGCCTCATCAATTTGCGCTGTATATGTTTCTCCTTTTCTCAATGTTCCTTTTTCGACGACGACGTGATGCAGATGCTGCCCGTTTGGCGCTTTTTGCACGTCTTTCACAAACGCTTTCGTCATTTCGTTTTCCATCCAGCCTTGGTCAGCGATTTGACCGCCGCTTTCCGCATAGAACGGGGTTACATCTAATATAATTTGCGCTTCTTCTCCTTCTTTCACTTCATCCACAAGCTGGCCGTCTTTGACGATAACGGAGACAGTAGATTGTGTATGAAGCTGATCGTAACCAACAAACTGGCTTTCTACTTTGATATCGCCAAGCACACCGCCTTGTACCTGCATCGAGTCGACGTCCTGTCTAGCAGCGCGAGCGCGCTCACGTTGCCGTTCCATTTCCCGTTCAAATCCGTCGTGATCGACTTTCATTCCTTCTTCTTGCGCGTATTCTTCCGTCAGTTCAATTGGAAAACCGTAGGTATCGTAAAGGCGGAACACATCTTCTCCGGAAATGACATCGCTTCCGCGCTCTTTTTCTTTTTGAATGACGCTCGCTAAAATCGCCAAACCTTCATGAAGCGTTTCATGGAAGCGCTCTTCTTCATTTTTGATCACTTTCTGAATGAATTCGGCTTTTTCTTTTACTTCCGGGTAGAAATCGTTCATGATTTCGCCGACAACCGGCACCAATTCGTACATAAACGGTCGCTCGATACCAAGTTGCTTAGCATAGCGAACCGCGCGGCGCAATAACCGGCGCAATACATATCCGCGCCCTTCGTTCGACGGCAGCGCGCCATCGCCAATCGCGAACGTGACCGCGCGAATATGGTCAGCGATCACTTTAAACGCCACGTCTTTCTCCTTGTCCACGCCATATTTTTGTCCGGAAATTTGCTCGGTCGCGCGAATGATCGGCATGAATAAATCGGTTTCAAAGTTTGTCGGCACTCCCTGCAAAATCGAGCACATCCGCTCTAATCCCATGCCTGTATCAATATTTTTCTTTGGAAGCGGAGTATACGTGCCGTCTGGATTATGGTTGAATTGCGAAAACACCAAGTTCCACACTTCTAAATAGCGGTCGTTTTCCCCGCCCGGATACAATTCCGGGTCATTCGGATCGTTTCCGAATTCTTCGCCGCGGTCATAGAAAATTTCCGTATTTGGTCCGCTCGGTCCTTCGCCAATATCCCAAAAATTTCCTTCCAACCGAATGATTCGTTCTTCCGGAATGCCGATTTCTTTATGCCAAATTTCAAACGCCTCATTGTCTTCCGGA is a window encoding:
- a CDS encoding peptidase U32 family protein, whose amino-acid sequence is MLLKNDKISEIIDGKRVIVKKPELLAPAGNLEKLKIAVHYGADAVFIGGQEYSLRANADNFTIEEIREGVQFANQYGAKIYVTANIYAHNENIPGLEEYLQALEQAGVHGIIVADPLIIETARRVAPKLEVHLSTQQSIANWKAVQFWKEEGLERVVLARETSAQEIREIKEKVDIEIEAFIHGAMCSAYSGRCVLSNHMTARDSNRGGCCQSCRWDYDLYQLDGDKEVPLFDENDAPFAMSAKDLNLIRAIPAMIELGVDSLKIEGRMKSIHYVATVVSVYRKVIDAYCADPDHFVIREEWIKELDKCANRDTAPSFFTGMPGYSDHMYGSHSRKTTHEFAGLVLDYDKETQMVTLQQRNFFKPGDEVEFFGPEIENFTQVVEKIWDEDGNELDAARHPLQIVKFKVEREVFPYNMMRKEN
- a CDS encoding IreB family regulatory phosphoprotein codes for the protein MSSFDQTMQFHFSEEPAETNIREVLLTVYDALKEKGYNPINQIVGYLLSGDPAYIPRHKDARALIRKVERDELIEELVKFYLQGQRKD
- a CDS encoding IS701 family transposase, which produces MNRLAHHQGIHKFFTMLGLALYFSKPVMKHLVHIVDALTTKGFAGTLTDLHHWSFHPNHRTTLSHFFTKSPWDEETLLRKLQQWMLRRVERIAKQESQPLFVSIDDTICQKTKPSSQATHAIQGCDWHYSHTEKKSIWGHSLVWLMVHTMTQAFPFAFRLYDKAAGKSKGELAIEMLSSLDVHRPVYVLMDSWYPSQTLVEACLKKGFHVIAMLKANRLLYPKGIAVQVREFARYIEPKDTHLVTVGEERYRVYRYEGSLKGLDDAVVLLAWKADQPMTSEHLHCVLSTDRDLSDEEILRYYAQRWSIECFFRQAKDQLKLDGYRVRGRRAVKRYWILVQLAYVYSMFESNSDFSDGLDLLRKRKGHSLVEFIYRAAKQNIPIDTVKKQLHVA
- the ruvX gene encoding Holliday junction resolvase RuvX — encoded protein: MRILGLDLGTKTLGVAVSDELGWTAQGLETIAIDEERGEYGLERLREIIDDYEVDTIVVGFPKNMNGTVGPRAEASQRFAKLLEREFSLPVVLWDERLSTMAAERMLIAADLSRKKRKQVIDKMAAVVILQSYLDSKQ
- a CDS encoding IS110 family transposase, giving the protein MNSISNKKINQVTDQTLVVGMDIAKKKHYACFVDERGRVLKKPFPVLQSREGLEWLYQCIVEAMKEFGKTEVIVGIEPTGHYWLNLAYFLDEKGIPLVMTNPMHVKRSKELDDNLPTKHDAKDALVIARLVKDGRFSYPRILKGMEADLRVGATFRSKLVEEQGAIRNQMIRWLDRYFPEFSQVFPSFGKMALAVLEYTPFPGDLAGKELEEVLALYRQSEGLQSPQKPKAKKLMELAQHSIGVTEGQQMARIEIATLVRRYRQLEKEIEALTEQLIELVQTSVEYEWLKTVPGLGDATIVELLSEIGSFSHYQDPRQLIKLAGLTLREHSSGQHKGQKRISKRGRRRLRALLFRVMMPMIRHNEAFRQLHDYYTTRPDNPLRKKQSIVVLCGKLLKVLHAVCTKRQAFDVKRMMQDIFGLETAA
- a CDS encoding O-methyltransferase; translated protein: MISKEVAQYIKQLIPERDEQIKEMERYAQAYDIPIMETTGIEAMLQLLKIARPKRILEIGTAIGYSAIRMAKALPNAEIVTIERDKERYERALFYIKKTGTSGQIRVIFGDALHVYSDVAEAAPFDVLFIDAAKGQYQRFFELYEPLLAENGLIITDNVLFKGLVASEEPIENKRLRQLVAKIRRYNEWLASRDDYETIILPVGDGVAISRKRGEKQ
- a CDS encoding DUF1292 domain-containing protein, translated to MEHGDRHITVVDENGNEQLCEILFTFESEDFGKSYVFYYPVGAEFEDDDEETEIHVSAFIPGEGEKEGELLPIESEEEWEMIEEVWNTFCAEQEELEE
- the udk gene encoding uridine kinase, encoding MGKKPVVIGVAGGSGSGKTSVARAIYEHFGDRSILVLEQDYYYKDQSHLPLAERLKTNYDHPLAFDNDLLIEHIHKLLRYEPIEKPVYDYKLHTRSNKVIHVEPKDVIILEGILVLEDERLRNLMDIKVYVDTDADIRIIRRLLRDIKERGRTLESVIEQYVSVVRPMHNQFVEPTKRYADIIIPEGGQNHVAIDLMVTKIRTILEQKSFL
- the alaS gene encoding alanine--tRNA ligase → MKKLTSAQVRRMFLEFFKEKGHSVEPSASLIPVDDPSLLWINSGVATLKKYFDGRVVPDNPRICNAQKSIRTNDIENVGKTARHHTFFEMLGNFSIGDYFKREAIHWAWEFLTSEKWIGFDPDRLSVTIHPEDNEAFEIWHKEIGIPEERIIRLEGNFWDIGEGPSGPNTEIFYDRGEEFGNDPNDPELYPGGENDRYLEVWNLVFSQFNHNPDGTYTPLPKKNIDTGMGLERMCSILQGVPTNFETDLFMPIIRATEQISGQKYGVDKEKDVAFKVIADHIRAVTFAIGDGALPSNEGRGYVLRRLLRRAVRYAKQLGIERPFMYELVPVVGEIMNDFYPEVKEKAEFIQKVIKNEEERFHETLHEGLAILASVIQKEKERGSDVISGEDVFRLYDTYGFPIELTEEYAQEEGMKVDHDGFEREMERQRERARAARQDVDSMQVQGGVLGDIKVESQFVGYDQLHTQSTVSVIVKDGQLVDEVKEGEEAQIILDVTPFYAESGGQIADQGWMENEMTKAFVKDVQKAPNGQHLHHVVVEKGTLRKGETYTAQIDEAKRANIIKNHTATHLLHQALKDVLGPHVNQAGSLVAPDRLRFDFSHFGQVKPEELERIEAIVNEKIWRSIPVDIFYKPLAEAKAMGAMALFGEKYGDIVRVVKVGDYSLELCGGCHVPNTSAIGLFKIVSESGIGAGTRRIEAVTGEAAYRFMNEQIALLQEVAQKLKTNPREIVGRLDALMNEIRQLQRENESLAARLGNLEASNLVHKVKEVNGIPVLASKVNATDMNHLRTMVDDLKQKLGSAIIVLAAVQEEKVNLIAGVTNDLVEKGYHAGKLIKEVAARCGGGGGGRPDMAQAGGKDPSKVGEALQYVEKWIKSIS
- the mltG gene encoding endolytic transglycosylase MltG, with amino-acid sequence MNNNQFLQKDTQIVRKIVLLVCAAILIACIAIGAGSYFYIKSALQPVDPQDKTPVHISIPIGSSVNEIADLLEKKRLIKSATVFRYYVKFKNHVNFQAGEYDLNRSMPMENIIEVLKTGKVTEKGGLKLTIPKGTQITQIAAIIAKKTGYKKEDVLKQLNDRAYLEHLMQKYPKVLSKDIFNKNIRYPLEGYLFPATYSFKERKPPLSDIIEEMLKKTEEVLAKYERDRKTNNMPVHQLLTMSSLIEEEATEKADREKIASVFYNRLRAGMPLQTDPTVLYALGKHKDRVSYKDLEVQSPYNTYIHKGLPPGPIANSGEMSIKAALEPAKTDYFYFLATPAGDVIFTKTLAEHNQQKEKYIGKQ
- a CDS encoding peptidase U32 family protein, translating into MKKPELLVTPTSVSHIHDLAKAGADAVMIGEQRYGLRLAGEFSRTDVAEAVKAAHQYGMNVYVAMNAIFHNDKVDELGDYIRFLAEVGADAIEFGDPAVLMTVREVAPHMKLHWNTETTATNWYTCNYWGRKGAKRAVLARELNMEAILEIKEHAEVEIEVQVHGMTCMYQSKRSLIGNYFEYQGKVMEIERKKYEKGMFLYDKERDNKYPIFEDENGTHIMSPNDICIIDELSEMVDAGIDSFKIDGVLHEQNYITEVTKLYRRAVDLCAENRAQYEKEKDELLAKIEAIQPKHRPLDTGFFFKETVY